The following are encoded in a window of Arctopsyche grandis isolate Sample6627 chromosome 4, ASM5162203v2, whole genome shotgun sequence genomic DNA:
- the LOC143910250 gene encoding cysteine-rich PDZ-binding protein yields MVCAKCEQKLGRVITPDPWKAGARNTVESGGRRVAENKAITQSKARFSPYTTTFHTCRICRTKVHQVGSHYCQACAYKKGICAMCGKKLIDTKNYRQSST; encoded by the exons ATGGTTTGCGCCAAATGCGAACAGAAATTGGGTCGTGTGATTACACCAGATCCATGGAAAGCTGGTGCCAGGAATACGGTGGAATCAGGTGGCAGACGAGTCGCCGAAAATAAGGCCATTACCCAAAGCAAAGCCCGATTCAGTCCCTACACTACCACATTTCACACTTGCCg AATATGCAGAACTAAAGTACATCAAGTTGGCTCTCATTACTGTCAAGCATGCGCTTATAAGAAGGGAATATGCGCTATGTGCGGCAAAAAACTAATCGACACCAAAAACTACCGACAAAGTTCAACTTGa